The DNA sequence aacagtgtgatttataacaattagcgaggtttatgtcatgtttgtcctcccacagaaaacattctgaaacaaaaaaattgatttttttcccctcatctttttccattcttcatacatttttgaaaaatctccagagagccactagggcggcgctaaagagccgcatgcggctctagagccgcgggttgccgacccccgctctaGAGCaaggttgtcaaactcattttcattgagggccacattgtagtTATGGCTACCCTCGGAGGGTCGCTTGTAACAACGAATGATATACgaatttgcctatgcatttgattactatatatagtttttatatacactgtaaaaaaaattggctacatattacggtaaatggaaaaactttaccatcgtttttattttattctggcacctgagctgccacatttttactgttaaaaaaactgATACTGTTTTACCATTAACAGTAAAAATCACAACCATAGATCTTACAGTAATAACACtagcagctcagtcgacagaatttcctgtacaaaaaacagtggtagagttttttcaatttactgctgtaaaaaaaaacatcggaaattttacagtaaaatgtattgtcatttttaaagtGTACaacttgatggataacttgctgtaAAACCATACGTCAAGCAGAAATTtaagtattttaacaaaataaaatgtttgggaAGTATGATAACCTTCACTTCCCAAATTTTTCTCCTTTCTGGGTTGCGGGAAACGTATACAATTGTGTTAGAGAgctgctggtcactaaacactgcatgaatgcAGTGGAGGAGTGCATCAAATACCGAAAAATGCCTAAAAAAATGCCtcgcaaaataaaagcatgtttttttggAGTATATTTAGAACGATATTTAgacttattattttggtttattttgtcaggaaaagtttCGTCAGAACGCCTCAATTGCACAGCCTCACACGGTTTAGTTGTCCATGCTCTCTCTATACACGACCCTGGGGttatgctcagtggccttgtggttagagtgccaCTGagcagatcggtaggtcgtgagtgcAAACcctagccgagtcataccaaagactataaaaatggaacccattagctccctgcttggcactcagcatcaagggttggaattgggggttaaatcaccaaaatgattcccgagcgcggccaccactgctgctcactgctcccttcacctcccagggggtggaacatggggatgggtcaaatttagagggtaatttcaccacacctagtgtgtgtgactataagtggtactttaactttttaacttttatgcGGCTGTGTGAAAGGGGCTCATGATGACAAGGATGAGCTAGGTCGGGTCAAGATGTCTTGAGGATGTGACAGAATCCTTAAAGTTGCCCTAAAATAGACATTTCAGAATTCTTACTTTTTTTACTTACTTTGTCAGAAACTTAGAGTTCGGAATTAACGAGGAGCATGTCCAAGTAAATCAGATGCACAAAAGCAGCTTCAAAACACACTTTTTTAGACACTTTTAATCTTGTTTGCGTACTGCGATATCAGTGAGAGTTGTTAATTGCTATTTAACTACCATTGTGAATGtcagttatttttatataaaggtTCGCTATGTAAAACTACAGTTAGGGGTCGTGTCAAATGAGGAAAAAAAAGAGGCTATATGAAGGATGCGTCTATGCCTTGTCTGTATCTTTATCGTCGGCAGGCTCTTCGGCTCCGTTTGCATTCTTGCTCCTAAAACGCAAGCTGAGCTCCTCAGTCAGGACCCGGCAGAAAGTTGTCTGTGTGCAGGATGTAGTAAAACACAGTATATGATAATATACTAATTGTATACGACTGTTGCACTGCGAGCTCAGGATAGTGATTCCTTGAGTGACGTCATTGAGATCCTACCTTCTGCTCTGCCGCATTGCTGCGACTCCGGGAGGAGAGCTCCAGGACGGCCAGCAGGGCTCCCAACGTCAGGCCCAGTGCAAGAACCACAAACATGCCCTTGAGACTGTGCGGCTGCACAGCTGTGGACTTGGCTTTGTCCAGCATGCAGCTGCTGGCCCACCATTTACTCTGAAGATAGGCCAGCTCACCCGCCTCGCTCAACTGCAGGATGGCAACGCTCAGGTTCTTGAGGATTGGAGAACCTGTAACGAAATATAGGACTTGTAAATGATCTGAAAGTAACACTTTTACTGTGGAGAAATACAATATATTgcaataatatttatttaaaaaatatatatttttaccatAGAGATGATTTCCTATTGTTATATGCACAGTGGATAGATACTAAATCAAATGTTTTATTCTTACTCTTATTAAAGTGTATTATTTTTAGTGCTATTATTATACAtaatagtacttttttttttaaactacaattTAATATGTTAATCAggtactgtttgtttttttttggctgaTATTAGAGatcaatatcagatcgggacacccctagttaGGACCCAACACCATTCATGTTAAAGCCTTGGCGAGTGTTGTTGAGAATGTTAAATCGTCTCACCAAGCGTGGCAGCTATGCTGTATCCCCTCATGCCGACCACCTCATGTGTTCTGACCAGATCACAGTGACGCGCCACGGCCAAGTCAAGAGAGACGGACTCTCCTATGAAGGCAAAGTTGCCCTCTTTTGCCCGCTGGATGCCTTCATCCATGGACGACACAAAACTTTCACTTCGCTCCATGTGCTCATAAATCCTGCGATACACCGGGTTGTCGGAATTCTGTCCGAAAGAGAGGAAAAGAGAAGAGaagatacaaaacccaaaactaatgaagttggcacattgggtaattcgtaaataaaaacagaatacaatgatttgcaacgtatattcaattgaatggactgcaaagacaagatatttaatgttcgaactgagaaacttaatttttttttgcaaataatcattaacttagatattaatggcagcaacacattgcaaaaaatttgacacagtggcatttttaccactgtgttaacttacatggtctttccttttaacaacactcagtaaacgtttgggaactgaggagaccaattttttaagcttttcagatataattttttcccatttttgcttaatgtacagcttaagttgttcaacagtccagggtctccgttgtcgtattttaggcttcattatgcaccacacatttttaacgggagacaggtttggactacaggcaggccagtctagtacccacactcttttactatgaagccacgctgttgtaacacacggcttggcattgtcttgctgaaataagcaggggcgtccatgataacgttgcttggatggcaacatatgttgctccaaaacctgtatgtaccttcacagatgtgtaagttacccatgtcttgggaactaatacacccccataccatcacagatgctggcttttgaactttgcgcctgtaacaatccggatggttcttttcctctttgttccggaggacacgacgtccagagtttccaaaaacaatttgaaatgtggactcgtcagaccacagaacacttttacactttgcatcagtccatttttgatgagctcgggcccagcgaagcagccggcgtttctgggtgttgttgataaatgtcttttgctctgcatagtagagtttaactttcacttacagatgtagcaacgaactgtagttacagacagtggttttctgaagtgttcctgagcccatgtggtgatatcctttacacactgaagtcgttttttgatgcagcaccgcctgagggatcgaaggtccgtaatatcatcgcttacgttctctgaaccttttgctgatattatggaccgtagatggtgaaatccctaaattcattgcaatagctggttgagaaatgttgttcttaaactgtttgacaatttgctcacaaagtggtgaccctcgccccgtccttgtttgtgaattactAAACAttgcatggcacccacctgttcccaattagcctgttcacctgggatgttccaaataagtgtttgatgagcattcctcaactttctcagtcttttttgccacttgtgccagctttttttaaacatgttgcaggcataaaattccaaatgagctaatatttgccaaaaattaagttttccagtttgaacgttaaatatcttgtctttgcagtctatccaattaaatataggttgaaaaggatttgcaaatcattgtattttgtttttatttacgatttgcacaacgtgccaacttcactggttttgaggtttGTAGAAGCAAGGAGGAATAGTTCATCATAACACACCTTGAAGAAGGCCAGAGTGGAGGATGCGCTCAGGCATCCATATTGGATCACATCCTGATTGGCCAAGTCCTGGAAGCCTTTCACCGTCAGCTGAGTGGACTCGGGGCTCTTCGAGGAGCTGAGGTTGGAGAAATAACAAGCCAGGATGACCACGGCGGCTAACCACCAGCTGCAGCAGACGACCCGGCCGGAGAGCGCTCGGGGGTGCGGACCGGCACCTGCAGGCGACAGGAGGAAAGACGTCACATGCAGAGAAAACACAGAAAAAACGTCAGATTATGCGCCTTACCTTGCAGGGTCAGCGCCCCGACTGCGTACCAAAGACTGTAGGCAAGGCTGAAGGTGTTGCCTTCACTCCGAGGACGACGCCACTCACACGGGCTGACTCTGGAAAAAACACAACCATCATAACTCATGAATacttgtgaatactttccggatgcaccggaaagtattcacagcgattcactctttccacattttgctagGTTACTGCTTTATTACTGAATGGAAATTcaattttttcccctcaaaattctTCAGACAATATCCGATaataatgtgaaaagtttttttaaagtttttttccagaactttcctccagaaggtcttatctttgtctatgtgatgtcagatgaaacaaaaattgagctaccTACCTAGTTTGACCCTGTAACAGATCATTTCTATTTGATGTTTCTCCACCCACCTGGACACGATGGAGAGGCAAGCGGCGGTTGCCAGGTATGCAACAATGATGCCAGCCCATGTCTTGGCTGAAAAGGGGGCGAGGAAATCGAAGAAGCCAGTTCCCTCGGAGATGTCTTTCCTCATCAGGATGCTTATTCCCGTCTGCATGAAGGGTTTGGTCATCCCGACCGCCTTCTCCCGAGCCGCCGTGAGGGTCAGCGGCGCGATGGCCAGGTCGGCCTCCTGCCAAAAGATGAAGCCTTGCAGCAGCAACTCCTTTATTGATGGTTTTTCGCTTCTCACCCCTCTCACGACTTCGCCGACCATCCCGTTCCAGTGCCCGTTGTCATCCTGCCTGCCGTAGGAGCCATCTTTAACCAGGTGCACTTTGTACTTGAAGCCCACCTTCTTGGCTACTTCAGACAGCAGGTCCATGCAGAACCCTTCCAGCTGGGAGCCTTGGGACATTGTGTAAGGCTCTTGCTGCACAGTCAAAGGAAGCAGATAATTCAAAGATGATTTATTGTACATGCAGCGTTATTAGGAATGACAGAAAACTCACCATTATTGTTGTGATCCTCAGCTCTGCTTGTGCTAATAGGGGAAAAAaggaacaatatataaatataataaaccaAAAAAGGGGGAAGAATATTTATTCTTGGTAGAGTTTAAATTCTTACAAAAATAATAGttaactatataaaaaaaaagagacaactaTGAACCTTTGGCAGAGTTTAAAAATCAAACAGACGTAATTATTTCAATCTAGTTTTTGTAAATATTCATCCTTGTAAAGTTTAAATATGTaagttttttatattaaaaaattaacaaaaaatacaaatctgCATTCTTGAACGCattgaaatataaaataaaaaaacaagagaaagttatttttcttttgcagtttaaaaaatgtataagaaaataaatacattaacaaaaaaggagaaaatgtTCATCCTTGTCTTATAGTTAGGGGATCCCGACTTTCACTTCCCATATGATCCCAATTTTGGAGCCTTGAttgttggccgataccgatattcacCCGATACAATACCAGCAGGAATCATAGTACATATTTACATTACTTTTGTAGTGTGAAATGTTAGAAAGGGTTCGATCAAATTatattagtcaaacagagaacaaggtatgaaaaaaaataacagttatttgtatttctttatggtgtggaatgttagaaagggtttgatcaagtgaaattagcccaacagagaacaatggtaatgACATTATTAACGTTATAAAATCTGAAAAGTTTTAGAAGCAGAGTGTTAATTTGTGTTTTGGTGACACTTAGTGGCCAtgataattcattaaattaagggCGTGACCCAGGAAGTTGAATGATCCAGaaatgtttgttactggatacttcctaATATGTGTCTGCATTggatactttgtatgtgtaaataacaTTTAACTATAATTTAttaatattgacaaatgtgctgtttcagGCTGCAATATTGTACATTtaaggacattcccaaatattcagtgttttatcgttcatagttaatattgtaaatcacacattctttattttcatgtacattctgggtgtcttactcagtaaaaaaaaaagtaaacttcCATTCCGTCTTTTAAGGCAGACTGTCATAATGTTTAAGCATTCAATCagatattattgtgaggttttgtattagtgttcctaaaaatagatataccggcccccagacacttttttttctctaaatttggccccctgaatCAAAATAATTTTCCAGGCCTGGTCTAGcttatgtgctattgtgtgcttagctgttgtgtagctgctacctCCTGGTAGCTAAAAGCCTACCATGTATACCTTTTggtaatgacttgactaaaatacaaggaaAGACCACACTTGTGTGCTTAATTGGGGATATTTAGGTGTCAACGGCATGGCTAGTCAGCTTTGGACAAATAAACGCaatgcagtagaaaatggatggatggatggatggatggatgttgtgaaTGTGATCTTTTTTGCTAATATTGGACCAATATCCGATATGAACATCAGATTGGGACACCCGTAGTtataatattagaaaataattaACAATTAAACCCATTTTCAATATTGGAAGagttcaaatttaaaaaaaatgtcaaccaaaaatgtttgaaatatacgagttaaaatatcaaatatatggaattaaataaaacaaatattttgaaaaatatgcaTCCTTGTCGAgttcaaacatgaaaaaaaaaaaaaaaaagagttttttcTTGGCAAAGTTTAAATAttagaaaaacaaaataaaccacaagaaaattgtgttttgtttgttatAGGACAGTAttaaataactagatgaggcaattcctgaaggaattgcatgtgaatgctccaatgctgaagttaagCTGAAATCCTGgattgtttttagaatttttgaagtaaagcacacaattcccaaacaggcttaATATTcttaagttggaacagtttggatcagatgaagaatgtgggaattgtggaactttgaagaatatcccattgatttcaatgggaatttccccaaaattggggaatttcaggaaacaaggggatttattttttttaaatggtaaaaaacttgaatggtctgaatgagttggtgttggaatttttcaaatcggtcgagaaatgttgaagtagtaacatgttgaattgagaaatggtattacggaattcctggaatttcggggaaaaccgtgaatttttccagttcaaaaaacaactttgttttttgtcctgattaagaggaatgctttgacggtggaacggttcaaatgcgttgaaaaatgtgggaggagtagtcgccagaaaaaagggtggaaacagggctttggaaaaccaggaattttttttaacttggaaaaaagatagtttaaatttccaggttggtggaatgtgttgaaggtggaatggtttgaatcggttgaaaaatgtggaaatggtggaagtgtgaaaaatggccaatttattttgaataggaaaaatgtcccggaaaacctggaattctggaaaatctgggaatttttggaatttgtcaagggaaagcccgcgattcccgaataggctgaacagtttgaagttggaacggtttgaatcgggtgaaaaatgtggaaggttgaGCGTGCCAAaaactggagaagaagaagaagtttaaagaaaaccatgtgtgtgaacgcattggagcattcacacaattagaaAACCAACAAGGCAGCATGGTAATTTTTCATGTCCATCCCAAATGTAACTAAATCAAAGAGTCCTTTCTTTGTGTACTTGATTTGAGTCATATTCTTTTTCTTCTGGCCACGCTTGTCTCAAAACAGTATTTAGTTAAAGGTCGTCAATAGCATGGCGCTGTGAGACCAGGGAGGCCAGTCAAAGAGCATCAAAAGCTTTGATTCAGGCTAAAGTTTTAGGGGGGCTGCATCACCATGAGGCAGGGGGGGGCTTCATCCTACCAACCGTCGGATTTTCCTTTTCAAACGATGACACGTATACAAACATTTCCAACCCCTGTCACTCTGAAACACACTAGTTCTTTGTTGTGTGCCCCACAGTGATGATTTATGACTATTTTTGCATGGAAATCAACGGGATTTCTGCACCCTTTGTCCATCTCAGCAGTTGGACAGGATGTGGAGGGTCCCTTTGATACACAGCTGAGCTGACAGATTATGCAGTTATGTCATGTCAAGGGAGTGAAAACACACAAGGAGTTTGGCAACGGAGACGAGGAAGTTGACCGGGTCACACTTTGACATGTTAGGCTCCAAACAAtacatattttgtgttgaaaGGAAACTATTTAATATTAGTTCATGTCTGCAAGTTCCTTACCTGCGGCGCATGTTCCTATGTTGCAGAGGAGTCCAACACAGAATAAAAAGAAGCCAAACAGCATTCTGATGAGTTGACTTTGCCTATACTGTGCATTCAAAAACAAGTAGTGGTCAttatattgcatttttttatgaaaacataAGAAatgattatcattattaataatacaagCTTTGATGGAAATGTCTTACCGCTGCACCTGAGAAGAGTCCAAGTCAAGGGGGTACAGCTGGACAGAGACCTCAAGACAGACTGAAGTGAGCCGCCCAGTGATCTGAGGAGGCCAAATTCATGAAGGACATCTTTTGTGGGAGGAGGCTGTGGAAGACAATTGGAGGGGTGGGATAGAAGCAAGAGGCCTTCCATATTTGTATTTGCTTACTGAACGTTATTACAAGCTTTTGCAAAATTCATTTGAAGAATTGGAATTCCCTGCAGGATGTTTAGTTGAAATTAGAATTGTAGGAAATGGATTTAAGTCATTTGCAATTGTGATAAATTCCTTTTAGCTAATAGGATAATTTGTCAGCAAACACTAAAATCAAACACAAATTCCCTCCATTTTGAATAatcgaattaaaggcctactgaaatgaattttttttatttaaacggggatagcagatccattctatgtgtcatacttgatcatttcgcgatattgccatatttttgctgaaaggatttagtagagaactacgacgataaagttcgcaacttttggtcgctgataaaaaaaaagccttgcctataccggaagtagcgtgacatcacaggaggaaggactcctcacattttcccattgtttacaatgcagcgagagcgattcggaccgagaaagcgacgattaccccattaatttgagcgaggatgaaagattcgtggatgaggaaagtgagagtgaaggactagcgtgcagtgcaggacgtatcttttttcgctctgaccgtaacttaggtacaagggttcattggattccacactttctcctttttctattgtggatcacggatttgtattttaaaccacctcggatactatatcctcttgaaaatgagagtcgagaacgcgaaatggacattcacagtgacttttatctccacaattaatcaacgaagctctttagctactgagctaacgtgatagcatcgggctcaaatgcagatagaaactaaataaataaacccctgactggaaggatagacagaagatcaacaatactattaaaccatggacatgtaaatcagtggaggctcctccatagaggtggaggaggcctggcctccccaataatttgagagaagagagagatttaaaaaaaacaataaatatatttattttatttatttattttaacaaaaaacatattttttattttttatattcatattattttagttttgttcataaatctaaatgttcccatggctaaaacccaatattgcaattgtaaagcaacaggccagatttccctatcagtttgtattaagggaggccaggcctcccctaggaaattagcttctcatagaagtcaatgtaatgcatgctttttcatgccaatatgtgattggccagatcactgaaaatgggtgggcaacggaggcctggcctcaccatgcattgtgtccagggctgaaagattgacattttgttcgtccaatcacatgctactggttcatttggaatcaatcctttcctttcctaatcaacacagaagccattttgagaattcgccagccacttcagtcaaacaaacactcgccatagtggctacgagtgtcctatcaacttgtgcttttcaggaaatttagagaacacccctggctatcatccgtgaagtttatagctcatatagccaaatacttttgcttaaaacgacctcggaaatcggcgagattctggcgcaatttgagatcttgggctggagataGATATGCGTTAACGTTAAACCCTTCACTCTAGGCATTTCTCCTTGAGTTGACAACATCTCTGAGACAGATTTCGAAAGCAAAAGCTGCTGCTGCTAATCGCTCATTGACATTTATCTCTGTAGTTTGGACATTTTTACAGTTGAAGTTTAGCTCATTGTTTTCCATCCAGTTAGCTGTGTGTGTTCGAGCAAGCCTAGATTAGCCAGGCAAAATGGATGTGAGagaggaaacaaaacaaaaagcagagacaagaccgtttttgcaatcaacgttacagtttttttttaatctggggatggatggctgagttggacacgttctggatccacacgacctgtgagtattctcactactttgctctcaagaaattgcagtacaatctgaattactttttggatgaactgggtgtctaccagtgttacaccactagttctcagtagtaataacactccatttcatGTCTCTCAGTAGATGAAGCCAGCTGCAACCCGTAGAGTGGAGTCGTGGAGAGAGTCcctcgcccctcagctaaaccagaggtgggttgaaatctctaccagtgttataccactagttctcagtagtaat is a window from the Entelurus aequoreus isolate RoL-2023_Sb linkage group LG26, RoL_Eaeq_v1.1, whole genome shotgun sequence genome containing:
- the si:dkey-183j2.10 gene encoding probable glutamate receptor, whose product is MLFGFFLFCVGLLCNIGTCAAAQAELRITTIMQEPYTMSQGSQLEGFCMDLLSEVAKKVGFKYKVHLVKDGSYGRQDDNGHWNGMVGEVVRGEADLAIAPLTLTAAREKAVGMTKPFMQTGISILMRKDISEGTGFFDFLAPFSAKTWAGIIVAYLATAACLSIVSRVSPCEWRRPRSEGNTFSLAYSLWYAVGALTLQGAGPHPRALSGRVVCCSWWLAAVVILACYFSNLSSSKSPESTQLTVKGFQDLANQDVIQYGCLSASSTLAFFKNSDNPVYRRIYEHMERSESFVSSMDEGIQRAKEGNFAFIGESVSLDLAVARHCDLVRTHEVVGMRGYSIAATLGSPILKNLSVAILQLSEAGELAYLQSKWWASSCMLDKAKSTAVQPHSLKGMFVVLALGLTLGALLAVLELSSRSRSNAAEQKTTFCRVLTEELSLRFRSKNANGAEEPADDKDTDKA